The sequence aaatattttatttgagtaGCTGAAATCTTTTGTTTTAGATAGGTAATAACTTGagtatatttttgtaattttatttctttggaAAGTGTATTTTTATAAGCTCTTTTCTTGTGAGGTAAAAATGTAATAGATactaagaaaatgaatattaatataaagaacccttaaaataataattcaatccAAACTGTTAATAAGTCtgactaattaaaaataaaacaaacaatatataagtttttcataattttaactattgaatatatatatatataaaattcaatggATATAacacattttatttattcatatattcattGAATCTGTTTTAGCATTTctcttttatgtatttagaaaattgaaatctGACCAATTATAACATGTAGAATTGTttaagaaactaaaataacaGAAATCAGAGAAATAGATTGCTAGCTAACGAAAGTGTCCAAATTCTAtagtttgattaaaaaaattataagagtAGATAGCTCACCAAAGAGTATcttgctatatatataatatataattcacAAAATGCCTTCCATTACACTGCTCAGAATTTTATAGCGActcaaaaaagtaaaataaaatgaagttGCAGATTCAATTAAACCCTTGCCACATTTATTTTGACAATGTGTGGtggaataacaaaaataatattagatttgCAGATTTCTCATTTCTGGGTGACATAAAGACAATATTTTActcaaaagttaaaatatggACTCAATGTCTGACAAAACTTAGTAGGTGCAATGGAAGTAGCTACAGAAAAGTCTCAAAGAATTTTAAACTAACAAGAACCCAACGACAATCTgcacttttaaatttttttgcaaGACACCTTtttcacaaaaagaaaatgatacgCACATGGCTGCCTGCAGGAGGACAGAACCATCCTCATTATTCAAATTTCAGACGTGGACATATATCATTCACCATTTTTCCTAAGTGTCCAGAtgtattcttctttttttccttcttttttcatCATTAAATCCTAACAAGCTGCACACACATTCAAAGacattttccttttatttccAAGTCAAAAGGTTTtgcaataaaaaagaatgggCTGCTTCAAAGATTCCCACTAATATTCGAATTGTGAAGCATACGAACATAGTGGAAAAGGCGATCTAAAAGGCTTCCAATCACTTCAGTTTGGAAAACAGCTTCGGTGCGACCTGCACGGCAACATGCCAAAGTCAGCCTATGGCCTAGATCAACAAGCTAGAAAAATTTTGTGAACAGTAAAATCAAGAGTTACACATCTGTCAACACAAGACAAGTAATCAAAGTACTGCCCTGTACAGTGTTTCTGCCCAGGATCTTCGCCTTCTATCCTCTTAATACATGCCTGTAATAAGTGGAATAGAATTAACCCTTCAACGACAGCAAGAACATCCTTGAGGAGAAGTACACACACTACATCTCCGGAATGCGCAGTGGCAGAACCACACATAGATGatataaatcattaaaagCCACCGCCTAAGAATGGTCACCAAACTAGG is a genomic window of Ricinus communis isolate WT05 ecotype wild-type chromosome 2, ASM1957865v1, whole genome shotgun sequence containing:
- the LOC8262320 gene encoding cytochrome b-c1 complex subunit 6-1, mitochondrial isoform X2, which encodes MADEELVDQKRYLEDSCKPKCVKPLIEYEACIKRIEGEDPGQKHCTGQYFDYLSCVDRCVAPKLFSKLK